The DNA window gccgtggtccttggcctccttgcgGTCAAACGAGTACGAGACGCGGTCGAGGTTGGCCggcgcctgctcgccgagcttgatggcgatggccgaGCACAGCGGGATGCCCTTGTAGGCCGGGCCAAAGACGATGTCgaagtcgaggccgtcgcgctgctgcgcgtcgaTGATGGTCTGCGCAAACGCCGACGAGATGGccccggcgaggcgcgccgtGTGGAACTCGCCCGCGTTGAAGAAGTAGGGCGATATCCGCTTCGACTTGAGCTCGAAGCTGCCGAACTtgagcacgccgccgtcgatggcggccttgaggaAGTCTTGCTTGTAGGCGGGGAGTTGGGACGTCAttttttaattttttttGGGTGAGATGCGGGGGCCGTCGGAGTCTGAGATTTCGGAGGGCAGCTCAAAGGAGGAATGTCCAAGCTCGTACGGGGAGAAgaaggtcgtcgtcgtcgtcaaggcggGTGGGCGTTCCTTGAATGTCTTCCAAAAGTTTTTGGCGGGgtcgtcgctcgccgaggactttctcacacgcacgcgctggccggggcggggCACAGGGACCAAATCTGTTTTGCCCAGCGCTCAATTGGGGGCAGCCCGGCCTTGCGTTCCAGCTGTCCGCCACGAGGGGCTTTCATGGCTTCATGTATCGTGGCCGCTAAAGCGCACCGGCGAGGTACATGCAGGCGCCCTCCTCATCGCCCCCAGGGGTCCCGCTGCCGTCTTATCGATAGgcagcccctcccccctccccattcgccgcccagccgcgACTCCACACTTTTTCGCCGTgcagaaaaaaaaattgaTTGACCGCCTTGGCCAAATTCAGTCCGCCGCTGCACCACAGGCTCGCTGGCTgccccatcatcaccagccgCTCCtctactcctcctccctcctcccatTCCAAAACCTGCAGGCGGGCTGCTCTTCGTCGTGACTTGTCTTTCATCGCCACGAACGCAAAGCCGCACTATCCGCCcaagatgaagacgacgtgGAAGGACATCCCCCCGGTGCCCACGCAGCAGGAGTTCCTCGACATCGTGCTGAGCCGCACCCAGCGCAAGCTGCCCACCCAGATCCGCGCCGGCTTCCAAATCAGCAGAATTCGAGGTGCGCACcttcgccgcccccctctcATTTCCCCCTTGCCCACGCATGCCCATCTGCTGACACTCGTCCCTCCCTCTAGCCTTCTACACCCGCAAGGTCAAGTTCACCCAGGAGACCTTCTCCGAGAAGCTgggcgccatcctcgagaCCTTCCCCCGTCTCCAGGACATCCACCCCTTCCACAAGGATCTGCTCAACACCCTCTACGATGCCGACCACTTccgcatcgccctcggccagctgtcgACCGCCAAGCACCTGATCGAGACCATCTCCCGCGACTATGTCCGCCTCCTCAAGTACGGCCAGTCGCTCTTCCAATGCAAGCAGCTCAAAAAGGCCGGCCTGGGCCGCATGGCCACCATCGTCAAGCGCCTCAAGGACCCCCTGCTCTATCTCGACCAGGTCCGCCAGCATCTCGGTCGCCTGCCCTCCATCGACCCCAACACCCGCACCCTGCTCATCTGCGGCTACCCCAACGTCGGCAAGTCCAGTTTCCTGCGCAGCATCACCCGCGCCGACGTTGATGTCCAGCCGTACGCCTTCACAACCAAGTCTTTGTTCGTCGGCCACTTCGACTACAAGTACCTGCGCTTCCAGGCCATTGACACCCCCGGTATCCTCGACCACCCGCTCGAGGAGATGAACACCATCGAGATGCAGAGCATCACTGCCATTGCCCACTTGCGGTCGGCCATTCTCTACTTTATGGATCTGTCTGAGCAGTGCGGCTACACGGTCCAGGCCCAGATCCAGCTCTTCCGCAGCATCAAGCCCCTCTTCTCCAACAAGCTCGTTTTCCTCGTTGTCAACAAGATCGACGTCACCCGCCCTGAGGATCTGAGCCCGGACGTCCAGGCCGAGCTGCAGACTCTCCTCAAGtccggcgaggtcgagatGCTCCAGCTGTCCTGCAACACGCAAGAGGGCGTTCAGGACGTCAAGAACGCCGCCTGCGAGCGTCTCATCGCCGATCGAGTCAAccagaagctcaaggccggcaCCTCCAACAGCGGTGAGGTCGGCGGTCGTCTCGCCGACGTCATGGCTCGCATCCACGTCGCCCAGCCCATGGGCGGCCAGAAGCTCGAGACCTTCATCCCCGAGGGCATCAAGTCGAGGAAGAAGTACGACAAGGAGGACCCCGAGCGCCGCAGATTAGCCAGGGACGTCCAGGACGAGaacggtggcgccggcgtctaCAACGTCGACATGTGCGCCGACTACATGCTCAAGAACGACGAGTGGAAGTACGACAAGATTCCCGAAATTTTTGACGGCCAAAACGTCTACGACTTCATCGACCCCGACATCGAGGCCAAGCTCCAGGCgctggaagaggaggaggagaagctggagaaggagggctattacgactcggacgaggagattgacgacgatgacgaggccgagatcATGCAAAAGGCCGAGATCATCcgcgagaagcagcagctgaTCCGCAACGAGGCCCgcatga is part of the Purpureocillium takamizusanense chromosome 7, complete sequence genome and encodes:
- the NOG1 gene encoding Nucleolar GTP-binding protein 1 (COG:S~BUSCO:EOG092619NK~EggNog:ENOG503NUDD), translated to MKTTWKDIPPVPTQQEFLDIVLSRTQRKLPTQIRAGFQISRIRAFYTRKVKFTQETFSEKLGAILETFPRLQDIHPFHKDLLNTLYDADHFRIALGQLSTAKHLIETISRDYVRLLKYGQSLFQCKQLKKAGLGRMATIVKRLKDPLLYLDQVRQHLGRLPSIDPNTRTLLICGYPNVGKSSFLRSITRADVDVQPYAFTTKSLFVGHFDYKYLRFQAIDTPGILDHPLEEMNTIEMQSITAIAHLRSAILYFMDLSEQCGYTVQAQIQLFRSIKPLFSNKLVFLVVNKIDVTRPEDLSPDVQAELQTLLKSGEVEMLQLSCNTQEGVQDVKNAACERLIADRVNQKLKAGTSNSGEVGGRLADVMARIHVAQPMGGQKLETFIPEGIKSRKKYDKEDPERRRLARDVQDENGGAGVYNVDMCADYMLKNDEWKYDKIPEIFDGQNVYDFIDPDIEAKLQALEEEEEKLEKEGYYDSDEEIDDDDEAEIMQKAEIIREKQQLIRNEARMKKKLKNQAIIPRKALKKNYSELEDALDQLGVDTTNLAERAQPRARSRGRSMTRSRLGTEDAMDVDAKPRDRLRSMSRAPTTNRRDDGVQDEASRTKAERLAKLHQKKMNRMARQGEADRHQTASIIKHLSSGKRGMGKTSRR
- the URA5 gene encoding Orotate phosphoribosyltransferase (BUSCO:EOG09264O9F~COG:F~EggNog:ENOG503NY1H), with translation MTSQLPAYKQDFLKAAIDGGVLKFGSFELKSKRISPYFFNAGEFHTARLAGAISSAFAQTIIDAQQRDGLDFDIVFGPAYKGIPLCSAIAIKLGEQAPANLDRVSYSFDRKEAKDHGEGGNIVGAPLRGKRVLIVDDVITAGTAKRDAIDKIRKEGGIVAGIVVALDRMEKLPAADGDDSKPGPSAIGELRKEYGIPIFAILTLDDIIAGMQGFATAEDVQRTEEYRRKYKATD